A single genomic interval of Lathyrus oleraceus cultivar Zhongwan6 chromosome 7, CAAS_Psat_ZW6_1.0, whole genome shotgun sequence harbors:
- the LOC127107731 gene encoding uncharacterized protein At5g01610 — protein MDQMFSKVGSYWFNQKANKELTSVGDDINSISNSIEGGTKWLVNKIKGKMQKPLPELLKEYDLPIGIFPRDATNYEFNEETGKLVVFVPQVCEVGYRDSSVLRFFTSVTGYLEKGKLADIDGMKTKVIIWVKVTTILSEGSKLYVTAGMKKTRSREAYDVTRDGVPVDKF, from the exons ATGGATCAAATGTTCAGCAAGGTTGGATCCTATTGGTTCAACCAGAAAGCCAACAAAGAGCTTACTTCCGTCGGTGATGACATCAAT TCAATATCAAACAGTATCGAAGGAGGAACCAAATGGCTGGTCAACAAAATAAAAG GAAAGATGCAGAAGCCATTACCGGAGTTGTTAAAGGAGTATGATCTACCAATAGGAATCTTTCCTCGTGATGCAACAAACTACGAATTCAACGAAGAGACGGGAAAGCTTGTAGTCTTTGTTCCTCAGGTATGTGAAGTAGGTTACAGGGATTCATCTGTGTTGCGCTTCTTCACCTCCGTGACAGGTTATCTGGAGAAAGGAAAGCTAGCAGACATAGATGGAATGAAGACGAAAGTCATTATCTGGGTAAAAGTGACGACCATTTTATCCGAAGGGTCGAAGCTCTATGTGACAGCTGGCATGAAGAAAACAAGGAGTAGGGAAGCATATGATGTTACAAGAGATGGTGTACCTGTAGATAAGTTCTAA